CCGGCACCCCGGCCACGCTGGCGATCTCGATGAACGGAGTCCGGCTGCGCATCGAGGTACACGACCCTGACACCCGCGCCCTGCCCACCCTGCTCGACGCGAACGCCGACTCCGAGAGTGGCCGAGGCATGGCCCTGGTCGAGGGAGTCGCCGACCGCTGGGGCGTCCAACTCACCCCCGACCGCAAGATCACGTGGTGCGAGCTGGAGACGAACCTCGCACCTCCGGCGGGCCCCGGCATCTTACGAACGGAGGCCCTTCTCAGCCTCTACGGAGCCGCATGCCTGCCCTCGGAGTCCAGCAAGCTGGGCAGAACGACGGCGGAGGAACTGGCGATCGCGGCCATCACCGACTTCCTCCACTGGACCAACGCACACGGATGCGACGCGGACGAGGTGCTGGACCGGGCGCAGATGCGCTACGAGGCCGACGTCGAGGTGATTCGGGTGCCGTCCCAGACGTCCGACCAGTGCGAAGAGGTCGACTCACCCACGCAGGTAGGTATGGATCGCTGACGCGATGGCGGTGCCAAGAGGGATGGGGACGGCGTTTCCGATCTGCCGCGCGATGTCGGTCTTCGATCCGCACCAACGGAAGGTGAGGGGGAAACCCTGTATGCGGGCGGCCTCGTAGTGCGTGATCGGACGATTCTTGCTCGGATGCAAATATCTGCCCTTCTCGGGCTTGAAGAACTCCGTGCGGATCGTGACCGACGGTTCGCCCATACGCAGGCGACCCATCACATCGCCGGTTCCGGTGTTGTGGTTGTCCCAGCTGGCCGTGGAGAGGTACAGGACTGGTGTTTTCACGCCGGAGGGTTTGTCGGTGAGGAAGGTTTCGATTCTTCCGTCCCCGTGCACCGTGTACCACTTATTTCGCAGATCCTTGCGGTTGCCGCCTGCAGGAATCGCCTCATAGCGGGCGCGCGAAAGCGCTTCGGGGTTCCGCTTGAAATGCAGGTCACGAGTGGTGAAAATGCCGGGGACGATCACGCCTACTTCGGAGACATAGTCCTTGCCGTCCGGTAGTTCTGTTCCTCGCAGTGGCAGTTGCTCGGATTCCTTGAAGACATCATCGACTGCTTCCCAGTACGGCAAGCCCGCATCGACACCGTCGAGTGCGGGAGCTGGGATGGTCGGTGCGCCCTTCGGGCGGCGACTGTGTGTCTTTGCCGGGTACGCCATCCTGCGCTGATCGTCGATGTCGCGACGAACGCCGATGACGATGGCCCGCCTGCGGGCCTGAGGCGCGCCGTAGTCGGCGGCGTTCAGCAGATACCGCTTGTGCTTTGCTTCCTCAGAGTCGGAGGGCTGGTGTCCCGGAGGGTCGATCAAGCGATACTCGCCGAGTAGGCCGCCCTGTTCCACCTCGCTGAGAAGGTTGCGGAATTCGTCGGACTTGAGAAACCGGTCGACATTCTCGATGACGAAGACCTTTGGGCGGATCTTCGCAACGATGCGAACGTATTCCTCCCACAGACGATTCCGCTCAGTGCCCCTCTTGTTGCGGTTCAGGGCGGAGAACCCCTGGCAAGGAGGTCCACCGACCACCACGTCAGCGTGCAGCGCCTCCTCCGACGGCTTCCAGTCCTCGATGTCCTCGAGATGAACACGTGCTGCTGGAAGGCTCGTGTCGAGGCGCTGAGTCCCGAAGTTCACGGCGTAGGTGGCGGCTGCGGCGAGGTCATGCTCCACGGCGGCCACGCTGTGGAAGACGGGCCGCCCGTCGTGCGCCCCCTCCGGGCGGTACTCGTGGAACCCCTGGGTGAAGCCGCCGCACCCACTGAACAGGTCGAGGACGGTGATGGGCCGGGGGTCGAGGGGGCGGGACGTGTGCATGGTGCGATCTTAGCTTCGGAGGGCGGTTGCGATGGCCTCTCCGACAGCTGTCGCCAGGGGCGGTGGCATTGCGTGGCCGATCTGTCGGTAGCGGGACGTCTTCCCGCCGAAGAAGCGCCAATCTGCCGGGATGGCTTGGATCATCGCGGCTTGATCGACAGTGAGCTTGGGCTGGCCTTCCGGCGGAAACGTGGAGTCCGGAGGTTCGTCACCGAGGCTGTTGCCGTTGACGCCCAGGGAGGCCCATGCCTTCTTGCTCCCCGTAGGACCGAGGTCGGCACCGCCACGTCGTTCTGAGCCCCCGACGAGAGCAGGTGCGATGCGGTCGGCTCCGTCGACCCAGTTCGCTGCGCCGAGCCAGCCCGCCGCAGACATGGAGGGGC
The window above is part of the Streptomyces sp. NBC_01428 genome. Proteins encoded here:
- a CDS encoding ATP-binding protein — translated: MQQQACVWREPWNVAFLAEPEEVAVLRRIVRLHLEGCGLRGITDAAELCVSELVSNIITHVGAGTPATLAISMNGVRLRIEVHDPDTRALPTLLDANADSESGRGMALVEGVADRWGVQLTPDRKITWCELETNLAPPAGPGILRTEALLSLYGAACLPSESSKLGRTTAEELAIAAITDFLHWTNAHGCDADEVLDRAQMRYEADVEVIRVPSQTSDQCEEVDSPTQVGMDR
- a CDS encoding DNA cytosine methyltransferase — translated: MHTSRPLDPRPITVLDLFSGCGGFTQGFHEYRPEGAHDGRPVFHSVAAVEHDLAAAATYAVNFGTQRLDTSLPAARVHLEDIEDWKPSEEALHADVVVGGPPCQGFSALNRNKRGTERNRLWEEYVRIVAKIRPKVFVIENVDRFLKSDEFRNLLSEVEQGGLLGEYRLIDPPGHQPSDSEEAKHKRYLLNAADYGAPQARRRAIVIGVRRDIDDQRRMAYPAKTHSRRPKGAPTIPAPALDGVDAGLPYWEAVDDVFKESEQLPLRGTELPDGKDYVSEVGVIVPGIFTTRDLHFKRNPEALSRARYEAIPAGGNRKDLRNKWYTVHGDGRIETFLTDKPSGVKTPVLYLSTASWDNHNTGTGDVMGRLRMGEPSVTIRTEFFKPEKGRYLHPSKNRPITHYEAARIQGFPLTFRWCGSKTDIARQIGNAVPIPLGTAIASAIHTYLRG